Proteins from a single region of Candidatus Binatia bacterium:
- the mtnA gene encoding S-methyl-5-thioribose-1-phosphate isomerase, which produces MTSFAPIAWDGDAVVYLDQRLLPHEVRHERAKTVEDIEAAIKSLAVRGAPCIGVFAAYGTALLRRTIDDDELFERVARRVREARPTAVNLAWAVDRVLAAADPLEEARAIHEEQIAIDAAIAENGLELIGKGARVLTHCNTGPLATGGAGTALGVIIAAHRGGKKPRVFVDETRPLLQGSRLNYLELRHAGVDAVLMVDAAAAIAMKRQRIDLAIVGADRIARNGDTANKIGTYALAILAAHHGIPFYVAAPRSTFDFSLSSGDAIPIEERAADEVAAFAGSRAAPEGAVVYNPAFDVTPGHLVTAFVTESGIVRPPYVETIPDLEFRPEVLRLSR; this is translated from the coding sequence ATGACGTCGTTCGCGCCGATCGCGTGGGACGGCGACGCCGTCGTCTATCTCGACCAGCGCCTGCTGCCGCATGAAGTGCGCCACGAGCGAGCCAAAACCGTCGAGGACATCGAGGCGGCGATCAAGAGCCTCGCCGTGCGCGGCGCACCGTGCATCGGCGTGTTCGCCGCCTACGGAACGGCGTTGCTGCGTCGAACGATCGACGACGACGAGCTCTTTGAGCGAGTCGCTCGGCGCGTGCGCGAGGCGCGTCCGACCGCGGTGAACCTGGCCTGGGCCGTCGACCGGGTCCTCGCCGCCGCCGATCCATTGGAGGAAGCGCGCGCGATCCACGAGGAGCAGATTGCGATCGACGCGGCGATCGCCGAGAACGGACTCGAGCTGATCGGGAAGGGTGCTCGCGTGCTGACCCATTGCAACACCGGACCGCTCGCCACCGGCGGCGCCGGCACCGCCCTGGGCGTCATCATCGCCGCGCATCGCGGCGGAAAGAAGCCCCGCGTCTTCGTGGACGAGACGCGCCCCCTGCTGCAGGGCTCGCGGCTGAACTACCTCGAGCTTCGTCACGCGGGCGTCGACGCCGTGCTCATGGTCGACGCGGCCGCGGCTATCGCGATGAAGCGGCAGCGCATCGACCTCGCGATCGTCGGCGCCGACCGCATCGCGCGCAACGGCGACACCGCGAACAAGATCGGCACCTACGCGCTGGCCATCCTCGCCGCGCACCACGGGATTCCGTTTTACGTCGCGGCTCCGCGCTCGACGTTCGATTTCAGTCTCTCGAGCGGCGACGCGATCCCGATCGAGGAGCGCGCCGCCGACGAGGTCGCGGCGTTCGCCGGCAGCCGTGCGGCACCCGAGGGTGCGGTGGTGTACAATCCCGCGTTCGACGTGACGCCCGGCCATCTCGTCACGGCATTCGTCACGGAGTCCGGCATCGTGCGCCCGCCCTACGTGGAAACCATCCCGGACTTGGAGTTCAGGCCTGAAGTTCTACGACTTTCTCGATAA
- the ribH gene encoding 6,7-dimethyl-8-ribityllumazine synthase codes for MKVNGARKPPAPDCAGRRFAIVVARFYPEIADRLVEGAKTALRACNVAADHVSVYEVPGCFEVPVACRNLIEADRFDALVALGAVVRGETPHFDFVAGECARGIMDVQLATGVPIGFGILTTDNLEQAEERADPQRGNKGYAAALAAATLLSVNSDIPRAGFR; via the coding sequence GTGAAGGTCAACGGCGCGCGCAAGCCGCCGGCCCCCGACTGCGCCGGCCGGCGCTTCGCGATTGTCGTGGCGCGCTTTTACCCCGAGATCGCCGACCGGCTCGTCGAGGGGGCTAAGACGGCGCTGCGGGCGTGCAACGTCGCCGCCGACCACGTCAGCGTCTACGAGGTTCCCGGCTGCTTCGAAGTGCCCGTAGCCTGCCGCAACCTGATCGAAGCCGACCGCTTCGACGCGCTCGTTGCGCTCGGCGCCGTCGTTCGCGGCGAGACGCCGCACTTCGACTTCGTCGCGGGCGAGTGTGCGCGGGGCATCATGGACGTGCAGCTTGCGACCGGCGTTCCGATCGGTTTCGGCATCCTCACGACGGACAATTTGGAGCAGGCGGAGGAGCGCGCCGATCCGCAGCGCGGCAACAAGGGCTACGCGGCGGCCCTCGCGGCGGCGACGCTGCTGAGCGTGAACTCGGACATCCCTCGGGCGGGGTTTCGATGA